The Thioalkalivibrio nitratireducens DSM 14787 DNA segment GACTACCTGCACCGCGCCGACATCGTGATCAGTTCCACCGCCGCGCCGCTGCCGATCCTGGGCAAGGGCGCGGTCGAACGGGCGATCCGCAAGCGCCGGCACCGTCCGGTCTTCATGGTCGATATCGCGGTTCCCCGGGACATCGAGCCGGAGGTCTCCGAGCTCGAGGACGTCTACCTGTACACGGTCGACGACCTGCACGAAGTGATCAACGAGAACATGGCGTCCCGCCAGGCCGCCGCGGAACAGGCGGAGCAGATCATCGCGACCCGCGCCCACGAGTTCATGCGCTGGCTTCGCGCCCGCGATTCCGTGGAGAGCATCCGCCAGTTGCGCGACCAGGCCCTGGCGATCCGCCAGGAATCGCTGGCACGGGCCGAGTCCCAGCTGCGCGCGGGACGCGACCCCAACGAGGTGATGCAGCAACTAGCACATACCCTGACCAACAAACTGATGCACGCCCCCTGCAAGACGCTGAACGCCGCCGCCCATGACGGCGACGCGGATCTGTTCCGGGCCGCTCACCGGCTGTTCCTGCTGCCGGGCGCCGATGGCCGACTGCCGCCGGACGACCAGTGAAGGAATCGTTCCGCCGCAAGCTGGAAGGGTTGTCCGAACGCCACACGGAGATCGCCCGGCTCCTTGCGGCCCCCGACGCGGCCGCCGATGCCGAGCGTTTCCGTCGGCTGTCGATGGAATACAGCCAGCTCGAGCCGGTGGCCTCCGCCTGGCAGGCCTTCGTCGAAAACCAGGAAGCCCTCGCATCCGCCCGGGCACTGCTGAACGACCCGGAACCCGAGGTACGGGCGCTGGCGGAAGACGAAATCCAGCGCCTCGAGACGCAGGACGAACGGCTCGAACAGGAGCTGCAGCGGCACCTGGTACCGGCCGACCCACATGACGACGCGAACCTCTTCCTCGAAATCCGGGCGGGCACCGGCGGCGACGAGGCGGCCATCTTTGCCGGCGACCTGCTGCGTATGTACAGCCGTTATGCCGAGCAGCGCGGATGGCAGATGGAGATCCTGAACGCCAGCGAGGGCGAGCACGGGGGCTACCGCGAGGTGATCGTGCGCGTGATCGGACGCGGCGCCTATGCGCGCCTGAAATTCGAATCCGGGGCACACCGGGTGCAGCGCGTGCCGGAGACGGAGTCGCAGGGCCGCATCCACACCTCGGCCGCCACGGTCGCGATCCTGCCCGAACTCGACGAGGTGGAGAGGCCGGAGATCAACCCGGCCGACCTGCGCATCGATACGTATCGTGCGAGCGGGGCCGGAGGCCAGCACGTGAACCGGACCGACTCCGCGGTACGCCTGACCCACCTGCCCACGGGCATGGTCGTCGAGTGCCAGGACGAACGCTCCCAGCACAAGAACAAGGCCCGCGCGATGAACCTGCTGGCAGCGCGCCTGCACGAAGCCGAGCGCAGCCGCCAGGCAGCGGAACAGAGCGCCGCGCGCAAAAGCCTGGTGGGCAGCGGCGACCGCTCCGAGCGCATCCGCACCTACAACTTCCCGCAGGGGCGGGTCACCGACCACCGGATCAACCTGACGTTGTACAAGCTCGACGCGGTCCTGACCGGAGACCTCGACCCGCTGATCGACCCGCTGACCCATGAGTACCAGGCCGAGCAACTTGCCCTCCTCGCGGACGACTGAACCGGGAACACTGGCCGCGCTGCTGACCGAAGTCCGCCAGCGCCTGCAGGCGGCGGGGATCGACGCGCCGGGGCTGGAATCCCGCAGGCTGGTAGGACATGCGCTCGGCCTTGATGACGCCGCGCTGTTCGCGCACGGTGAGCGCCCGGTCTCCGGGGCAGACCGGAAGGCCGTGCTGACGCTCGCCGCGGCACGCGAGGCGGGGCGACCGATCGCCTACCTGCTGGGCCAGCGCGAGTTCTGGTCGCTGCCGCTGCGGGTCGACGAAGGCTGCCTGATCCCCAGACCAGAGACCGAACTGCTGGTCGAACGCGCACTGTACCGGATCCCGTCGGGGGCGCGCCGTGTGATCGATCTCGGAACCGGCTCGGGCGCCATCGTCCTGGCCCTGAAGTCGGAACGGCCCGATCTCGAGGCCTGGGCCACCGAGCTCAGTGCAGCCGCGCTCGCGGTCGCCGCGGCGAATGCCTCGGCCCTCGGGCTCAGCGTGCACTGGCTGCAGGCGCACTGGCTCGAGGCTTTCGCACCCGCACCGCTGTTCGACGCGATCATCAGCAATCCGCCGTATATCGACCCCTTGGATCCGCACCTGGAGCAGGGCGACCTGCGCTTCGAACCCCGCGCCGCGCTGGTGGCGGCGGACCGGGGCCTGGCGGACCTCGCGGTGATCGCCGCCGAGGCCCGCGAGCACCTGCGCCCCGGCGGCTGGCTGCTGCTGGAGCACGGTTACACACAGGGGCCGGCCGTACGAACCCTGCTGCAGAATCGCGGCTTCCAGGAAATCACGACCTACCGGGATCCCGCACGACTCGACCGCGTCACCGAGGGTCGCCGCCCGA contains these protein-coding regions:
- the prmC gene encoding peptide chain release factor N(5)-glutamine methyltransferase; translation: MSTRPSNLPSSRTTEPGTLAALLTEVRQRLQAAGIDAPGLESRRLVGHALGLDDAALFAHGERPVSGADRKAVLTLAAAREAGRPIAYLLGQREFWSLPLRVDEGCLIPRPETELLVERALYRIPSGARRVIDLGTGSGAIVLALKSERPDLEAWATELSAAALAVAAANASALGLSVHWLQAHWLEAFAPAPLFDAIISNPPYIDPLDPHLEQGDLRFEPRAALVAADRGLADLAVIAAEAREHLRPGGWLLLEHGYTQGPAVRTLLQNRGFQEITTYRDPARLDRVTEGRRPNGNPVTDGQAHDWAKPSGPTTM
- the prfA gene encoding peptide chain release factor 1, whose product is MKESFRRKLEGLSERHTEIARLLAAPDAAADAERFRRLSMEYSQLEPVASAWQAFVENQEALASARALLNDPEPEVRALAEDEIQRLETQDERLEQELQRHLVPADPHDDANLFLEIRAGTGGDEAAIFAGDLLRMYSRYAEQRGWQMEILNASEGEHGGYREVIVRVIGRGAYARLKFESGAHRVQRVPETESQGRIHTSAATVAILPELDEVERPEINPADLRIDTYRASGAGGQHVNRTDSAVRLTHLPTGMVVECQDERSQHKNKARAMNLLAARLHEAERSRQAAEQSAARKSLVGSGDRSERIRTYNFPQGRVTDHRINLTLYKLDAVLTGDLDPLIDPLTHEYQAEQLALLADD